A window of the Candidatus Liberibacter solanacearum CLso-ZC1 genome harbors these coding sequences:
- a CDS encoding glycoside hydrolase family protein: MKRFAGLRLTAYRCSAGIWTIGYGHTGNDVFENLAITEQQADDLLKWDVSKCLSQVFTVSPILIHAGENRISAIGDFVFNFGIGRYRASALRKCVDAEDWVTASHEIRKWVFAGGKKLNGLVLRGEVEAELLLKN; this comes from the coding sequence ATCAAAAGATTTGCAGGACTTCGCCTAACAGCTTATCGATGTTCTGCTGGCATTTGGACTATCGGTTATGGCCATACTGGAAATGATGTTTTTGAGAACTTGGCCATAACTGAACAACAAGCAGATGATCTTCTTAAATGGGATGTTTCGAAGTGCTTAAGCCAAGTATTTACCGTTTCTCCGATTCTTATTCATGCTGGTGAAAACCGCATATCGGCTATTGGAGATTTTGTTTTTAATTTTGGAATTGGAAGATATCGGGCAAGCGCTTTAAGGAAATGTGTAGATGCTGAAGATTGGGTTACTGCTTCTCATGAAATACGAAAATGGGTTTTTGCTGGTGGCAAAAAGCTCAACGGATTGGTATTGAGGGGAGAGGTTGAAGCAGAGCTGTTGTTGAAAAATTAG
- a CDS encoding amino acid ABC transporter ATP-binding protein, whose product MKNSSVNSKDSKKNNIIIQIKLLNKWYGHFHALRDINLNVVRGERVIIAGPSGSGKSTLIRCINHIEKHQEGEIIIDGIPLNSDVRNIDEVRRDIGMVFQHFNLFPNLSILDNCTLGPIWVRKMPKKEAEELAMHYLEKVKIADKAQRSSLLLSGGENQRAAIARSLCMKPKVMLFDEPTSALDPEMVKEVLDTMIELAEEGMTMICVTHEMGFARQVANRIVFMDQGQIVEQNNPEEFFNNPQHERTKAFLSQII is encoded by the coding sequence ATGAAAAATTCTTCAGTAAATTCAAAAGATTCAAAAAAAAACAATATTATTATACAAATAAAATTATTAAATAAATGGTACGGCCATTTTCATGCATTACGTGATATTAATCTCAATGTAGTACGTGGCGAACGCGTTATTATTGCAGGACCTTCAGGATCAGGAAAATCAACTCTGATTCGCTGCATTAATCATATTGAAAAACATCAGGAAGGAGAAATAATTATTGATGGAATCCCTCTTAACAGTGATGTCAGAAATATTGATGAAGTTCGTCGTGATATTGGTATGGTTTTCCAACATTTCAACCTTTTTCCTAATCTTAGTATCTTGGATAATTGTACCCTTGGTCCTATTTGGGTTCGAAAAATGCCTAAAAAAGAAGCAGAAGAGCTTGCAATGCACTACCTAGAAAAGGTCAAAATTGCTGACAAAGCACAGAGATCATCTCTTTTATTATCTGGAGGAGAAAACCAGCGTGCTGCCATTGCACGTTCTTTATGTATGAAGCCAAAAGTTATGTTGTTTGATGAACCTACTTCTGCATTAGATCCTGAGATGGTAAAAGAAGTCTTAGATACAATGATTGAACTTGCGGAAGAAGGAATGACCATGATTTGTGTTACTCATGAAATGGGTTTTGCTCGTCAAGTTGCTAATAGGATTGTATTTATGGATCAGGGACAAATTGTTGAACAAAACAATCCGGAAGAATTTTTCAACAATCCTCAACATGAAAGAACAAAAGCTTTCTTAAGCCAAATAATTTAG
- the map gene encoding type I methionyl aminopeptidase, whose protein sequence is MSSSSLKKSKTINIYTSEELEGIRNACSVVARCLDSLTSMIQPKITTEEINDFVYQFGIKNNAIPATLNYRGYRKSCCTSVNHVVCHGIPSNKELRDGDIINVDVTYIVDGWHGDSSRMYPVGKIKRSAERLLQVTYEALYKGIAAVKLNGNITDIGKAIQQYAHSENYSIVEVFCGHGIGRCFHENPEILHFYDPLYPSDEIKFQEGMVFTIEPMLNLGSASVKVLSDGWTAVTRDQSLSAQYEHTIAITKKGCEIFTLSPNNLGRPGIPPIQ, encoded by the coding sequence ATGTCATCTTCTTCATTAAAAAAATCAAAAACCATCAACATATACACATCAGAAGAACTTGAAGGTATACGCAATGCATGTAGCGTAGTTGCTCGTTGCCTTGATTCTTTAACATCCATGATACAACCTAAAATAACCACTGAAGAAATTAATGATTTTGTTTACCAATTTGGAATAAAAAATAATGCAATTCCTGCTACTCTCAATTATCGAGGCTACAGAAAATCATGCTGTACCTCTGTCAATCATGTTGTATGCCACGGAATACCTTCAAACAAAGAACTACGTGATGGAGATATTATCAATGTCGATGTTACTTACATTGTCGATGGTTGGCACGGCGATAGTAGCCGTATGTATCCAGTGGGAAAAATAAAACGATCAGCAGAAAGACTGCTCCAAGTCACCTATGAAGCTCTCTATAAAGGAATCGCAGCAGTAAAACTAAATGGAAATATAACCGACATTGGAAAAGCAATACAACAATACGCCCATAGTGAAAATTATTCTATAGTTGAAGTTTTTTGTGGACATGGCATAGGACGATGTTTTCATGAAAATCCAGAAATCCTGCACTTTTATGATCCACTTTACCCTTCTGATGAAATAAAATTTCAAGAAGGCATGGTATTTACCATTGAACCAATGTTGAATTTAGGAAGCGCTTCTGTCAAGGTTCTCTCCGATGGATGGACCGCAGTAACACGAGACCAATCTTTATCCGCACAATATGAACATACAATCGCCATTACTAAAAAAGGATGTGAAATTTTTACATTATCTCCCAATAACTTAGGAAGACCGGGCATCCCTCCCATTCAATGA
- the radC gene encoding RadC family protein produces MSKRSAKDFDIDCIGHRNRLRDRFLQGGDSALADYEILELILFKLIPRRDTKSIAKALLKRFITLGGVFGAPLHLLQEIEGIGKTAALELKLISVASQRILKSKLINQKILNSWSTLLDYCKITLAHEEREQFRILFLNKHDVLIADEIQSRGTIDHVPVYLREIVYRCLELSASSIILVHNHPSGNPNPSNADIGMTQNIISTLTPLNITVHDHIIIGKDEFVSFKGLRII; encoded by the coding sequence ATGAGTAAACGCTCTGCAAAAGATTTTGATATAGATTGTATCGGACATCGCAATCGTCTTCGAGATCGTTTCCTGCAAGGAGGAGACTCTGCATTAGCTGATTATGAAATACTTGAGTTAATTCTTTTTAAGCTTATTCCACGTCGAGATACTAAATCTATTGCCAAAGCACTTCTAAAACGCTTCATCACATTAGGAGGAGTATTTGGAGCGCCATTACACCTTTTACAAGAAATTGAAGGAATTGGTAAAACAGCTGCCCTAGAACTAAAGTTAATATCAGTTGCATCCCAACGCATTTTAAAAAGTAAATTAATTAATCAAAAGATTCTGAATTCTTGGTCAACTTTGCTTGACTATTGCAAAATAACATTAGCTCACGAAGAACGTGAGCAATTCCGTATATTGTTTCTCAATAAACATGACGTGTTAATCGCAGACGAAATACAAAGTCGAGGAACCATAGATCATGTTCCTGTGTATCTACGTGAAATTGTCTATCGTTGTTTAGAACTTTCCGCATCTTCTATAATATTGGTTCACAATCATCCCAGTGGGAATCCAAATCCTTCAAATGCTGATATTGGAATGACCCAAAATATTATATCCACCCTTACCCCCCTCAATATCACCGTTCATGACCATATTATTATTGGAAAAGATGAATTTGTGAGTTTTAAAGGACTGAGAATAATATGA
- a CDS encoding dual specificity protein phosphatase family protein has protein sequence MNYTKKLKQNIFLSFKISLLGLFVIFPIVLGLFCFILTSYTQNFHVIVPNELYRSAQPTGQFIETIWEKHGIKSILNLRGENNEPWYREEEMTIRNLGIQLINFPIPASKELNNAEIKKLIDILRKAPKPLLIHCKAGADRTGLASALYLYSISHYPKYKASGQLSIFYGHIPLFGARSMDITFEKYTKEFSNDLYIENAKHFLNLA, from the coding sequence ATGAACTATACTAAAAAATTAAAACAAAATATCTTCTTATCTTTCAAAATATCCCTTCTAGGATTATTCGTTATTTTTCCTATCGTATTAGGACTCTTTTGCTTCATACTAACTTCTTATACGCAGAACTTTCACGTAATAGTGCCAAATGAATTATATCGTTCTGCACAACCAACTGGCCAATTTATAGAAACTATTTGGGAAAAGCATGGAATCAAGTCTATCCTAAACCTACGTGGGGAAAATAACGAGCCTTGGTATCGGGAAGAAGAAATGACTATACGAAATCTAGGAATACAATTAATAAATTTTCCCATTCCCGCCTCTAAAGAATTAAACAACGCAGAAATAAAAAAACTAATTGATATCCTTAGAAAAGCTCCCAAACCCCTTCTCATACATTGTAAAGCCGGAGCAGATAGAACAGGGTTAGCTTCTGCTCTTTATCTTTATTCTATTTCTCACTATCCAAAATATAAAGCAAGCGGACAACTTTCTATATTTTACGGACATATTCCTCTTTTCGGTGCGCGCAGTATGGATATTACGTTTGAAAAATACACAAAAGAATTCTCTAATGATCTTTATATAGAAAATGCAAAACATTTCCTCAATTTGGCGTAG
- a CDS encoding amino acid ABC transporter permease translates to MMKNIKSMFNHNFCEMKFLYDVRIRSILIQAVILSIVTMVILWLVNNVHHNMVKSNLSLGIGFLKERAGFEIDQGIIPYTSDSSYAMAIVVGFSNTFMVAFAGIIPATIIGVLVGTGRLSSNKLVSWICRVYVEVFRNIPPLVVIFFWYRSVLSILPIPEHSISLPLGIFLNNRGFSFPTLIMDINAKIVLFSFVLGIALSIFSAKLSRQFHMKTGQTLPLFYVAVLLILGLPMLVLLALNFQLYFDKPVLGKFNFTGGCTIGPEFMSLYIALSCYTASFIAEIIRLGLISVSRGQMEAAIALGLTPGKATRLVILPQAMRIIIPPLTSQYLNLLKNSSLAVAVGFADLVSVGGSIINQTGQAIEIILIWMFIYLSLSIMISLFMNWLNTKVALKERR, encoded by the coding sequence ATGATGAAAAATATCAAAAGTATGTTTAATCATAATTTCTGCGAGATGAAATTTTTGTATGACGTGCGTATTCGCAGTATACTAATTCAAGCTGTGATTTTATCTATAGTTACGATGGTAATATTGTGGCTTGTCAATAATGTACATCACAACATGGTGAAATCAAATTTATCATTAGGTATAGGATTTCTTAAAGAACGCGCTGGTTTTGAAATCGATCAAGGAATTATCCCTTATACGAGCGATTCTTCTTACGCTATGGCTATCGTTGTTGGATTTTCCAATACATTCATGGTAGCATTTGCAGGAATAATTCCTGCCACTATCATAGGAGTTTTAGTTGGAACAGGCCGTTTATCCTCAAATAAGCTGGTCTCATGGATTTGTAGGGTTTACGTAGAAGTATTCCGCAACATTCCGCCATTGGTGGTGATATTCTTCTGGTATCGATCTGTACTATCTATCTTGCCAATTCCCGAGCATTCAATTTCATTACCATTGGGGATTTTTTTGAATAATCGTGGATTCTCTTTTCCTACGTTAATTATGGATATAAACGCAAAAATTGTTTTGTTTTCGTTTGTGTTAGGAATTGCACTGAGCATCTTTTCAGCCAAATTATCCCGTCAGTTTCATATGAAGACTGGCCAAACCCTCCCTTTGTTTTATGTTGCTGTGCTTCTAATACTAGGTTTGCCGATGCTAGTATTGCTTGCTCTTAATTTTCAATTATATTTTGACAAGCCTGTTCTCGGTAAATTTAACTTTACAGGAGGATGTACAATTGGCCCCGAGTTCATGTCTCTCTATATAGCCCTATCCTGTTATACAGCTTCTTTTATAGCGGAAATTATACGATTAGGACTTATTTCAGTTTCCCGTGGGCAAATGGAAGCAGCAATAGCACTCGGATTAACTCCTGGAAAAGCTACGCGTTTGGTTATTTTACCACAAGCAATGCGCATCATCATCCCCCCTCTCACCAGTCAGTATTTGAACCTCTTGAAGAACTCTTCTCTTGCTGTGGCAGTGGGATTCGCAGATCTAGTATCTGTTGGAGGGAGTATTATTAATCAAACAGGTCAAGCCATTGAAATTATTTTGATTTGGATGTTTATATATTTAAGCCTATCAATAATGATTTCTTTGTTTATGAACTGGTTAAACACTAAAGTTGCTTTAAAGGAGAGAAGATGA
- a CDS encoding amino acid ABC transporter permease, translated as MIHPLKEFPYVRKQLLPPCLPPVHQRGIIAWIHTSFFYTIKDSILTLLIIASLLSLIPDIAHWFFIDAVWTGTDRRVCTTISQGGIQPDGWNAACWAFVYDRYPQFIFGNYPAEERWRPILVFVLGSILLIPMLMPSLPRKFLNGVLLFFLFPIFSFFVLYGGFGLTIVETSLWGGLLVTLVISLFGIIVSMPLGILLALGRSSNILVLRVVCITFVELFRGVPLVTVLFMTSVMLPLFLPDAWDVDKLLRALLGVAAFASAYIAEVFRGGLQSISKGQFEAANSLGLNYFQTMRFIIIPQTIKRVIPGIVNTFIGLFKDSTLISIINMFDILGVVRANFSDSSWVSSVTPTTGLIFVGFVFWIFCFSISLYSVFIERTLHKGSKK; from the coding sequence ATGATTCATCCCCTCAAAGAATTTCCTTATGTACGCAAACAATTGTTACCACCTTGTTTACCTCCAGTACATCAACGTGGAATTATTGCGTGGATCCATACTAGTTTCTTTTATACTATTAAAGATTCTATCCTAACCTTGTTAATAATAGCCTCATTGTTATCTTTAATACCCGATATCGCTCACTGGTTTTTTATAGATGCTGTTTGGACGGGAACGGATAGAAGAGTATGTACGACTATATCTCAGGGTGGAATACAGCCTGATGGTTGGAATGCTGCTTGTTGGGCTTTTGTATATGATCGCTATCCACAGTTTATATTTGGGAATTATCCTGCGGAAGAAAGATGGAGGCCTATACTCGTTTTTGTGCTGGGATCCATCCTCTTAATTCCTATGCTCATGCCTTCTTTGCCCCGAAAGTTTCTTAATGGCGTGTTGTTATTCTTCTTATTTCCTATCTTTTCTTTTTTCGTTTTATACGGCGGTTTTGGACTCACAATTGTCGAGACATCACTATGGGGAGGATTACTGGTTACTCTAGTGATTTCCTTATTTGGAATCATTGTTTCAATGCCATTAGGAATTTTGTTAGCATTAGGGAGAAGCTCTAATATTTTGGTTTTACGAGTTGTTTGTATTACATTTGTTGAATTATTTCGTGGAGTACCCTTAGTTACTGTGCTTTTTATGACTAGTGTTATGTTACCTCTTTTTCTCCCTGATGCATGGGATGTAGATAAACTACTACGTGCGCTTTTGGGAGTAGCAGCTTTTGCATCCGCTTATATTGCAGAAGTTTTTCGAGGAGGATTACAATCCATCTCAAAAGGACAATTTGAAGCAGCTAATTCTTTGGGATTGAACTATTTTCAAACAATGCGTTTCATTATCATTCCACAAACAATTAAACGCGTTATACCAGGGATTGTGAACACTTTTATAGGATTATTCAAAGATAGCACCTTGATATCTATCATCAATATGTTTGATATTTTAGGAGTGGTAAGAGCGAACTTCAGCGATTCATCGTGGGTGTCTTCTGTCACTCCTACCACTGGATTAATCTTTGTAGGATTTGTATTTTGGATATTTTGCTTTAGTATCTCATTATATTCGGTGTTTATAGAAAGAACTCTTCATAAAGGAAGCAAAAAATAA
- a CDS encoding amino acid ABC transporter substrate-binding protein yields MYRNFFISILCLIGLTFTNFPTYASILQNIKKRGFLKCGINTGLTGFSEIQANGDWKGFDVDFCKALSAAIFDDSSKVQYLPLNAKERFISLQSKQIDILSRNTDWTLLRETKLGLAFRPITYFDGQGLMMYKKSGVSSALQLSDASICVQAGTTTEKTLADYFKAHNMKYHPIVFERVEEIDAAYRSHRCDVYTGDKSALYALRLSTDNPNEHVILKDIISKSPLGPAILQGDSEWSNIVSWTHYALVNAEELGITQSNVDQKRLTTNDPDMKRFLGIDKSANIGESLGLSKDWAYQIIKHMGNYGEIFDRNLGSQSALKIPREYNALWSKGGIMYAPPIR; encoded by the coding sequence ATGTACAGAAATTTTTTTATCAGTATTCTTTGCTTGATTGGTCTAACTTTTACAAATTTTCCCACTTATGCAAGTATTCTACAAAATATTAAAAAAAGAGGTTTTTTGAAGTGTGGAATCAATACTGGACTCACAGGCTTTTCAGAAATTCAAGCTAATGGAGATTGGAAAGGGTTTGATGTTGATTTTTGCAAGGCTTTGTCCGCTGCAATTTTCGATGATTCCTCTAAAGTTCAATATCTTCCCTTGAATGCAAAAGAACGTTTTATCTCCTTGCAATCAAAACAAATAGATATACTCAGCCGCAATACAGATTGGACATTACTCCGTGAGACTAAGCTTGGCCTTGCTTTTCGTCCGATCACATACTTTGATGGCCAAGGGCTTATGATGTATAAAAAGTCAGGAGTTTCTTCAGCATTACAACTATCTGATGCTTCTATATGCGTTCAGGCAGGCACAACAACAGAAAAGACCCTTGCAGATTATTTTAAAGCGCATAATATGAAATATCATCCAATAGTCTTTGAGCGCGTTGAAGAAATTGATGCGGCTTATCGTTCTCATCGTTGCGATGTTTATACGGGAGATAAATCAGCTTTATACGCTTTAAGACTAAGCACCGACAACCCAAATGAACATGTTATTTTAAAAGATATAATATCCAAATCACCTCTCGGCCCCGCTATTCTTCAAGGCGATAGTGAGTGGTCTAATATTGTTTCATGGACTCATTACGCATTAGTCAACGCGGAAGAATTAGGTATTACCCAAAGCAATGTCGATCAAAAACGCCTTACTACAAATGATCCAGACATGAAACGTTTCCTCGGAATTGATAAAAGCGCTAATATTGGAGAAAGTCTTGGACTCTCAAAAGATTGGGCTTATCAAATCATCAAACATATGGGAAATTATGGCGAAATATTTGATCGTAATCTTGGATCTCAATCTGCGCTGAAGATTCCACGTGAATATAATGCCCTATGGTCCAAAGGTGGGATAATGTATGCTCCACCTATTCGTTAA
- the recJ gene encoding single-stranded-DNA-specific exonuclease RecJ, whose protein sequence is MNYQAFLGVERSISGFRWLSLLGQEEINRALAITQKHAIPDLVARVLVGRHVSIDCAEEFLNPSIRSLMPNPLTLTDCDKAARRIVQAIYNSEKIAILGDYDVDGAASVALMMRFFSYYGVDSNMYIPDRILDGYGPNPDLMKKIIDEGAQLIITVDCGSTSHEALQFSSNQGIDVIVIDHHQMKTEETPAYALVNPNRSDDLSGQGHLCAAGVVFLVLVMICRILQQDNKIPIKYFDLLSLLDLVALATVCDVVPLIDLNRAYVTKGLLVSRKQGNPGLKALIERINLSAPITADNLGFMIGPCINAGGRIGEANLGSRLLISDDPQELEAIAMKLDVLNQNRRLMESAMLEQAEVEVLAQYEHMQQASIIVVAGDQWHPGIVGLLAARLKEKFDRPSFAISFDESGKGIGSGRSIEGFDIGKMVSFAFEEGILLKGGGHAMAAGLTVERVNFNRLRDFFQAFANKRMSSLVSMPVLKIDGALNASAVNIKLIEMLESAGPYGSGNPRPVFAFPSHKLENVRIVKLNHLQMTFKSQDSEVLQGIAFRVYGTPLGEFLMQSHGKWMHVIGHLCVNHWRGSKRAQLRVLDAAPVENH, encoded by the coding sequence ATGAATTATCAGGCTTTTTTAGGGGTAGAGCGTTCTATTTCAGGATTTCGATGGTTATCTTTATTGGGGCAAGAGGAAATAAACCGTGCTCTTGCGATAACTCAAAAACATGCAATTCCTGATCTTGTTGCTCGTGTTTTGGTTGGTCGTCATGTTTCTATTGATTGTGCTGAAGAATTTTTAAATCCTTCTATTCGTTCTCTCATGCCTAATCCTCTGACGTTGACCGATTGTGATAAAGCTGCGCGTCGGATTGTCCAAGCAATTTATAATTCTGAAAAAATTGCTATTTTGGGTGACTATGATGTAGATGGTGCTGCTTCAGTTGCTTTAATGATGCGATTTTTCTCGTATTATGGTGTTGATTCTAACATGTATATACCAGACCGTATTTTGGATGGATATGGACCTAACCCGGATCTTATGAAAAAAATCATCGATGAGGGAGCGCAGCTGATTATTACAGTAGATTGTGGCTCTACAAGCCATGAAGCTTTGCAATTTTCTTCTAATCAAGGGATTGATGTGATTGTTATTGACCATCATCAAATGAAAACAGAAGAAACCCCTGCATATGCATTAGTCAATCCAAATCGTTCGGATGATTTGTCTGGGCAAGGTCATTTATGTGCTGCTGGAGTTGTTTTTCTTGTATTGGTAATGATTTGTCGTATTCTGCAGCAAGATAATAAAATTCCGATCAAATATTTTGATCTATTGTCTTTGTTAGATCTTGTGGCTCTTGCAACGGTATGTGACGTTGTTCCTTTAATCGATTTAAATAGAGCATATGTTACCAAAGGTTTGCTGGTTTCTCGCAAGCAAGGGAATCCAGGGCTAAAAGCATTAATTGAACGCATTAATCTTTCTGCTCCAATAACAGCTGATAATTTAGGATTCATGATAGGCCCATGCATCAATGCAGGGGGGCGTATAGGGGAAGCTAATCTTGGAAGTCGTTTGTTAATATCAGATGATCCGCAAGAGCTTGAAGCGATTGCGATGAAGTTAGATGTGCTCAATCAGAATCGTCGTTTGATGGAATCTGCAATGTTAGAGCAGGCGGAAGTTGAAGTTCTAGCTCAATATGAACATATGCAACAAGCTTCTATTATCGTGGTGGCAGGAGATCAATGGCATCCTGGTATTGTAGGATTGTTGGCTGCGCGTTTAAAAGAAAAGTTTGATCGACCATCTTTTGCCATTTCTTTTGATGAAAGTGGAAAGGGTATTGGTTCGGGACGCTCCATTGAAGGTTTTGATATTGGTAAAATGGTTTCTTTTGCATTTGAAGAAGGTATTTTGTTAAAAGGTGGAGGACATGCTATGGCAGCTGGTTTGACTGTAGAACGTGTAAATTTTAATCGATTGCGTGATTTTTTCCAAGCATTTGCAAATAAGAGGATGTCTTCATTAGTATCAATGCCAGTTTTAAAAATAGATGGTGCTCTCAATGCTTCTGCTGTGAATATCAAATTAATTGAGATGCTTGAATCAGCGGGGCCTTATGGTTCGGGAAACCCGCGCCCTGTCTTTGCGTTCCCTAGTCATAAGTTAGAGAATGTCCGTATTGTTAAATTGAATCATTTGCAAATGACATTCAAATCGCAAGATTCAGAGGTTTTGCAAGGAATTGCTTTTCGTGTCTATGGAACTCCTCTAGGTGAATTTTTAATGCAATCTCATGGGAAATGGATGCACGTAATCGGTCATTTATGTGTCAATCATTGGAGAGGAAGTAAGCGTGCCCAACTACGTGTATTAGATGCGGCTCCTGTAGAGAATCATTGA
- a CDS encoding homoserine dehydrogenase has product MENVLRIGVAGLGTVGSSLIKIIQEREERLKGTDHLSFVVSAISARDRNIDRGIDLVDAEWFDDPIVMADKADIDVFVEVIGGKGYPAYDSVRVALIRGCHVVTANKALIANHGVDLSLLAQQNKTTLSFEAAVAGGIPVIKVLKDYVEYDKINRIYGIINGTCNYMLSHMNKMELSFEECLDEAKRCGYAEDNAEFDINGIDSTHKLAILSSIAFGINTSVEGIYCEGISSITLEDVRVAADFGYDIKLLAIAQRKDEKIVRYVYPALLKSDSTMALVDGITNAVVIETEVLGKLVMIGPGAGGNPTASAVLDNICNIAKIDTEKSVSLALGNVSSTLIGQCNNAYEQEKEYFIRLKIRNDEGVLDKIIAQMADFHIFFRLLTCPHQDENSQECSVFMITHEVSGISIHNAIQCINDKSDVIQYSRVICIENL; this is encoded by the coding sequence ATGGAAAATGTTTTAAGAATTGGTGTTGCAGGGCTGGGAACAGTAGGATCTTCCTTGATTAAAATTATTCAAGAAAGAGAGGAGAGATTAAAAGGTACTGACCATCTTTCGTTCGTCGTTTCTGCTATTAGTGCACGTGATAGAAATATTGATAGGGGTATAGATCTTGTCGATGCCGAATGGTTTGATGATCCTATTGTGATGGCTGATAAAGCGGATATTGATGTATTCGTTGAGGTTATAGGTGGAAAAGGTTATCCTGCTTATGATTCTGTGCGTGTCGCTTTAATTCGAGGATGTCACGTAGTGACCGCTAACAAAGCATTGATAGCAAATCATGGCGTGGATTTATCCTTATTAGCGCAACAAAATAAAACAACTCTTAGTTTTGAAGCGGCTGTAGCTGGTGGAATCCCTGTTATCAAAGTTTTGAAAGATTATGTGGAATATGATAAAATTAATCGTATTTATGGAATCATAAATGGGACGTGTAATTATATGCTTTCGCATATGAATAAGATGGAATTGTCTTTTGAAGAGTGTTTGGATGAAGCTAAAAGATGTGGCTATGCTGAAGACAATGCAGAATTTGACATTAATGGAATAGATTCCACTCATAAACTTGCTATCCTTTCATCCATAGCCTTTGGTATCAATACATCTGTTGAGGGAATATATTGTGAAGGTATTTCTAGTATTACTCTAGAAGATGTCAGGGTTGCTGCCGATTTTGGTTATGATATTAAACTTTTAGCCATTGCTCAGCGCAAAGATGAGAAAATCGTAAGATATGTGTACCCAGCTTTATTGAAATCTGATTCCACTATGGCTTTAGTGGATGGAATAACCAATGCAGTAGTTATTGAAACAGAGGTATTGGGTAAATTAGTGATGATTGGGCCTGGTGCCGGCGGAAATCCGACGGCTTCTGCAGTATTGGATAATATTTGTAATATTGCTAAAATTGATACAGAAAAGTCGGTTTCTTTGGCTTTGGGTAATGTATCCTCTACTTTGATCGGTCAGTGTAATAATGCATATGAACAGGAAAAAGAGTATTTTATTCGTCTAAAAATACGTAATGATGAGGGTGTTTTAGATAAAATTATTGCTCAAATGGCTGATTTTCACATTTTCTTTCGTTTATTAACTTGTCCGCATCAAGATGAAAATTCTCAAGAGTGCTCTGTTTTTATGATAACACATGAGGTTTCAGGAATATCTATTCATAATGCAATTCAATGCATTAACGATAAAAGTGATGTTATACAATATTCTCGTGTTATTTGTATTGAAAATCTTTGA
- a CDS encoding ETC complex I subunit has product MMLARIYNKSKSSTQSGKKGRTGKWVLEFERQIAPYIEPLLGYTSSKDTLQQVKLFFLSLEEAEKYAKDHEIQYHVIPLHKESQKKISYQNNFSYNRLEPWTH; this is encoded by the coding sequence ATGATGTTAGCAAGAATTTATAATAAAAGTAAATCTTCTACTCAATCAGGGAAAAAAGGTAGAACAGGAAAATGGGTTCTGGAGTTTGAAAGACAGATTGCTCCTTATATTGAACCTCTTTTAGGTTATACTTCTTCTAAAGACACGCTTCAACAAGTAAAACTTTTTTTCTTATCCCTAGAAGAAGCGGAAAAATATGCAAAAGATCATGAGATTCAATATCATGTAATCCCATTACATAAAGAATCACAAAAAAAAATCTCTTATCAAAATAATTTCTCATATAATCGTCTTGAACCATGGACTCATTAA